The following are from one region of the Salvelinus fontinalis isolate EN_2023a chromosome 5, ASM2944872v1, whole genome shotgun sequence genome:
- the aass gene encoding alpha-aminoadipic semialdehyde synthase, mitochondrial, with product MLRLLRHQARGTRSCLCGQRRYEHHKSVMAIRREDINVWERRAPLAPRHVKEIVHAGHKVLVQPSNRRAIHENYYEKAGAIISEDISEASLIIGVKRPPEEKLYPRKTYAFFSHTIKAQEANMGLLDDLLKKEVRLIDYEKMVDANGFRIVAFGQWAGVAGMINILHGLGLRFLALGHHTPFMHIGMAHNYRNVSQAIQAVRDCGYEISMGLMPKSIGPVTFVFTGTGNVSKGAQDIINELPVEYVEPHELKDVSQTGDMSRVYATVLSRHHHLMRKSDGVYDPLEYEYHPELYTSHFRTSVAPYTTCLINGIYWDPQTPRLLRRLDAQRLLTHVKPSAAATEGWPELPHKLLAICDISADMGGSIEFMTECTTIDKPFCMYDADQHIDHDSVEGTGILMCSIDNLPAQLPIEATEYFGDRLFPYIWEMLPSDATRPLEEEDFSPQVRDAVITSEGKLTPKFEYIEDLRERSEQAKIMKRSGMKRVLLLGSGYVSGPVIEYLTRDPGTQITVASVLLTQAEELAGKYPNTIPVMLDVTSQEGHLESLVKDHDLVISMLPYGYHPVIAKHCINKKVNMVTASYLSPAMKDLQQSAEEAGITIVNEMGLDPGIDHMLAMECIDQAKADGCTIESYSSFCGGLPAPECSDNPLRYKFSWSPYGVLLNTISPAIFLKDNEVVSIPAGGTLMESTAPMDFLPGFNLEGFPNRDSTKYSEQYGIESAHTLIRGTLRFKGFSEAMSGFVKLGLINTDPCPMLKHTSAPVSWKELLCNQIGLPPSTSEKAFEGAVYDRIGQDPFKMETLKWFGMLSKEAVPHAETVLASLAKHLEARLSFDKGERDMIIMRNDVGLRHSTGELETKHISLVVYGDPNGYSAMAKTVGYPAAIAARMVLDGEIRTKGLVVPMTKDIYGPALKRLQEEGLNFTSKSTIQE from the exons TATTATGAGAAAGCGGGGGCCATCATTTCCGAGGACATTTCCGAGGCCTCATTGATCATTGGCGTCAAGAGGCCTCCGGAGGAGAAACTTTATCCCAGAAAGACCTACGCCTTCTTCTCTCACACCATCAAAGCACAGGAAGCTAACATGGGTCTACTGGATGACCTGCTCAAAAAG GAAGTGCGTCTCATCGACTATGAGAAGATGGTCGACGCCAATGGCTTCCGTATCGTGGCATTCGGACAGTGGGCTGGCGTTGCAG GAATGATCAATATTTTGCATGGTTTGGGACTTCGTTTTCTGGCGTTGGGACACCACACTCCTTTTATG CACATCGGTATGGCCCACAACTACAGGAATGTCAGCCAGGCCATCCAGGCAGTGAGGGATTGTGGGTACGAGATCTCCATGGGCCTCATGCCCAAGTCCATCGGCCCAGTGACTTTTGTCTTCACCGGCACAGGCAACGTCTCCAAG GGTGCACAAGATATCATCAATGAGCTTCCTGTAGAATACGTGGAGCCTCATGAGCTAAAAGACGTGTCTCAAACTGGAG ACATGTCCCGAGTGTACGCCACCGTTCTGAGTCGTCACCACCACCTGATGAGGAAGAGTGATGGTGTTTATGACCCCCTGGAGTACGAGTATCACCCGGAACTGTACACATCACACTTCAGAACCAGC GTGGCGCCCTACACCACGTGCCTGATCAACGGCATCTACTGGGATCCCCAGACACCGCGGCTCCTCAGGCGGCTGGATGCCCAGAGACTCCTGACGCACGTCAAGCCCTCCGCCGCCGCTACGGAGGGATGGCCAGAACTACCACACAA GCTCCTGGCGATCTGTGACATATCTGCCGACATGGGCGGCTCTATTGAGTTCATGACTGAGTGCACCACTATCGATAAGCCCTTCTGTATGTATGACGCGGACCAGCACATAGACCACGACAG CGTGGAGGGCACAGGTATCCTCATGTGCTCTATTGATAACCTTCCTGCCCAGCTTCCCATTGAAGCTACTGAGTATTTTGGAGACCGCCTCTTTCCCTACATTTGGGAGATG CTTCCCTCCGATGCCACCAGACCCCTTGAAGAAGAGGACTTCTCACCTCAAGTTAGGGAC GCTGTGATAACGTCAGAAGGAAAGCTTACCCCAAAGTTTGAATACATTGAAGATCTTCGTGAACGAAG TGAGCAAGCCAAGATCATGAAGAGGAGTGGAATGAAGCGAGTGCTACTACTGGGTTCAGGTTACGTGTCGGGCCCTGTCATTGAGTACCTCACCCGGGACCCAGGGACTCAAATCACTGTTG CATCAGTGTTGTTGACCCAGGCAGAGGAGCTGGCAGGGAAATACCCCAACACGATCCCTGTCATGCTGGATGTCACCAGTCAGGAGGGCCATCTGGAGTCCCTGGTCAAAGACCATGACTTAGTCattag TATGCTGCCGTACGGGTATCATCCTGTGATCGCCAAACACTGCATCAACAAGAAGGTAAACATGGTGACAGCCAGCTACCTGAGTCCAGCCATGAAGGACCTTCAACAGAG TGCTGAGGAAGCTGGCATCACTATAGTGAATGAGATGGGCCTGGACCCTGGCATCGACCACATGCTGGCTATGGAGTGCATCGACCAAGCCAAGGCGGACGGCTGCACT ATTGAGTCATACAGTTCATTCTGTGGTGGACTCCCTGCACCAGAATGCTCAGACAATCCTCTGCGCTACAAATTCAGCTGGAGTCCATATGGAGTCCTCCTCAATACCATCAGCCCTGCCATCTTCCTCAAGGACAACGAG GTGGTGAGCATCCCAGCGGGCGGCACTCTGATGGAATCCACGGCTCCCATGGACTTCCTGCCCGGCTTCAACCTGGAGGGCTTCCCCAACCGCGACAGCACCAAATACTCAGAACAGTACGGCATCGAGTCAGCACACACACTCATCAGAGGAACACTCCGCTTCAAG GGTTTCTCTGAGGCCATGAGTGGCTTTGTGAAGCTGGGTCTGATCAACACTGACCCCTGCCCCATGCTGAAGCACACCTCCGCTCCCGTCTCCTGG AAAGAGCTGCTGTGTAACCAGATTGGCCTGCCCCCCTCTACCTCTGAGAAGGCCTTTGAGGGAGCTGTTTACGACCGCATCGGCCAAGACCCCTTCAAAATGGAGACACTCAAATG gtttgGGATGCTGAGTAAGGAGGCTGTTCCCCATGCAGAGACTGTGCTTGCGTCACTGGCTAAGCACTTGGAGGCCAGGCTCTCCTTTG ATAAAGGCGAGCGGGACATGATTATCATGAGGAATGACGTGGGCCTGCGCCACTCCACAGGGGAGCTGGAGACCAAGCACATCAGCCTGGTGGTCTACGGAGACCCCAACGGCTACTCTGCCATGGCCAAGACCGTGGGCTACCCTGCAGCCATCGCTGCTCGCATGGTGCTGGACG GAGAAATCCGTACGAAGGGACTGGTGGTGCCAATGACTAAGGACATCTATGGACCGGCACTGAAGAGACTGCAGGAGGAGGGCCTCAACTTCACCTCGAAAAGCACCATCCAAGAGTAG